The DNA sequence CAGTCTCGCTAAAGTCCCAGATCATAGCCCATGGCATCTTAGGCAAATCGCAAAGGTAACAGCACCACTGCCGCCTTGAAGACGACTGGGAGGAGGACATATTTGATAGGCCCTCTTATCTTTCTGGCTTTCTGAGGTCCAGGTTAAACAGATTTAGCTTTCAATAGTACAGGAACAATCGCCGCTTCTGTTACTCCTCAAatacccccaaaaatatatatgatACACTTTTTTTTGTAAATGAACACACAAAAAATAGTGTTTACCCCCTTTCGGTCGCCTGCGCCCAAGAAGTGTTTCTACTAGAAGACTGTCTTTGCTGGAACTTACACAACTCCGTGATAATGATGCATTCTGGGATTTATTGTTTTCGTTCTGCGAGGGCCTTCGTGAGTACGTGCCTTGTGAATAGCATCAGTTGCGTCTAAAATGCGAATATAGACTGCACACAGACCAATGTTTACGAAAAGTTATCATATGGATATTAATTAACACTGTatgtaaaataatatatatttacaaaGGAACCGACATGCGCAACTCACGCAGCCCAGATCCTCGCGAACCGAGCTAGCTAGTGTATCCAGGTCAAAGGTTACTTTTTTTTAACAACACATGTTCTTGCACCCATGCGCATTTAGTTGGACTAAGTTACATTTCACATTTTAGCAGTACACAGAGgtcatgtcaaacgatgtatctTCGTCAAGTGATGAGGCAAGTGACACCGAGGAGGTTCCGCAAAAACGGAGAAAGCAGGGTAAGTTTTTTCTAGCTtaaataacgttagctagctatctagctaatgttagccactaCAATCAAGTTCATCAAAGCTGTCTGCTAGGTATCTAGTAAATCCTGTTAGGAATCAAAATTAGGGATGCTGCAATGGGCAGACAGCATTGTGTATTATATGGCGAAttccaaaacaaacacacagattaCGTTCActtcgctagctagctatctagctaataaCTATGTTTATCCCTTCAGCTTCAAGGTATCAGTGTCCAGCTGATTTTGTGGCATTTGCCCACAAACCCTGTGCCAGTACCCTCATCGAAAGGGTTTGTGAGGACAACACAGAATTATGGCTCATCAAAGCTCCCAGCAGTTTCAACCCGGACAGGTAGGCTATCCTTCTTTCCATTTATATGAATTATCATAGAAGTGTCATGATTCACTTCTAATAACAGACAGAGATATCTAACAAGGTCCTCAGAATTTCTCTGTCAGTTATTAGAAGTGAGACACCATCCACTTCCATTGCTTTACACCCACATGGTCTATATCTGGTGTGCGTAACCTCTTAACATactgtaatctctctctcccccacagttTCAGCAGTCTGAAGATGCCTCTGTCTGGGCTGCAAACCATGCAGGCCCCTGCCCAGCAGTCGTGTAGTGGTGGGAACATCAGGCAGATCTACAGCGTGCTGGGTGGGCCCTCTGGTGCTGCGGACCTCCATCTCCTCACCAGTCACCCCCAGACGCTCGACTTGGTGGTCTGTGCCCCGGCCTTCAGCGGGCTCCTCAACATCTGTGAGAGCTACGGTGACTGCAGCACCAACCAGACCCCCATTGCCATCCCAGCCACCCCAGCCCCCACTGTGCCCCCGGGGCTCCGCCAGCGCTTCCAGCCTTTCGGAAGCAGGACCCCCACCCTCTCCAGACTGATGGAGGATACACCGGATACTCCGCTGCCGTCTACACCAGAGACGCCTCTCAGGGTCACACTGGAcccgggggaggagaggaagagcaagaagaaaaagaagaaagacAAACTTAtaaagacagaggagatggaggagggggtcaGGGTGAAGCAGGAGCTGCTAGAGATGACTCACAGCCCAGAGGAGCCATATAAACTTCCTGGGCAGGAAGCTGAGCTctcagaagagaagaggaagaagaagaagaaaaagaaggataaggacaggggagaggtggaggacacTGTATATTCATCTTTTAATGTAATTAAAAAAGAGGTGGAAGTTAAAGTTGAACCAATGGACAGTTCCTATGGTGAAGTTGAAGATTCTGGAAAAAGGAAGAAAAAGGTGAAGAAAAACAGGCATGATGATGACTAGTCTGTTGTTTTTTTGTGGTAATCTGGCTTTGTGaagttataataataataatagtatcatTCAATTAAGCAGTTCAACAAATAATTCTTATGCTACTGTACTGTCATTTGGATTTTTGGGGGGAAATTTGATCATCTAATAAAGCCGAGACGATAACACATACTGGAGTGTACAGACTTGTGCCTCTATTCAcacgaaacaaaaatataaacgcaacatgtaaagtgttggtttcatgagctgaaataaaatatccctgaaattttccatactcacaaaaagcgtatttctctcattctgtgcacaactttgtttacatccctgttagtgagcatttcacctttgtccagataatccatccacctgacaggtatggcatatcaagaagctgattaaacagcatgatcattacatgggtgcaccttgtgctggggacaataaaaagccactctaaaatgtgctgttttgtcacaacacaatgcaagtattgagggagtgtgcaattgacatgaTAACTGcgggaattgaatgttaatttctctaccataacctgccttcaacattgttttagagaatttggcagtacgtccaaccggcctcaccatgtgttaccacgccagcccaggacctccacatctggcttcttcacatgCGGGATCTAAGacaagccacccggacagctgatgaaactgggtttgcacaaccgaagaatttctgcacaaactgtcataaaccgtctcagggaagctcatctgcttgcTCATCGTCCTCACTAGGGTCTTGACATAACTGTAGTTAGGAGTTATAACCGACTTCAATGGACAAATGCTCACTTTCAATGgccgctggagaagtgtgccctTCACGGATGATTCACTGTTTcgactgtaccgggcagatggcttGTATGGCGTTATGTgagcaagcggtttgctgatgtcaacgttgtgaacagagtgccccatagtggcggtggggttatggtatgggaaggTGTAAATTAAGGAAGATGAACACAGTTgccttttatcaatggcaatttgaatgcacagagataccgtgactagaacctgaggcccattgtcgtggcattcatccgccaccatcacctcatgtttcagcatgatattgcatggccccatgttgcaagggtat is a window from the Oncorhynchus tshawytscha isolate Ot180627B linkage group LG14, Otsh_v2.0, whole genome shotgun sequence genome containing:
- the LOC112266780 gene encoding DNA-directed RNA polymerase I subunit RPA34, which produces MSNDVSSSSDEASDTEEVPQKRRKQASRYQCPADFVAFAHKPCASTLIERVCEDNTELWLIKAPSSFNPDSFSSLKMPLSGLQTMQAPAQQSCSGGNIRQIYSVLGGPSGAADLHLLTSHPQTLDLVVCAPAFSGLLNICESYGDCSTNQTPIAIPATPAPTVPPGLRQRFQPFGSRTPTLSRLMEDTPDTPLPSTPETPLRVTLDPGEERKSKKKKKKDKLIKTEEMEEGVRVKQELLEMTHSPEEPYKLPGQEAELSEEKRKKKKKKKDKDRGEVEDTVYSSFNVIKKEVEVKVEPMDSSYGEVEDSGKRKKKVKKNRHDDD